The following proteins are encoded in a genomic region of Nocardioides sp. cx-173:
- the rsfS gene encoding ribosome silencing factor, with amino-acid sequence MTATDHAVELVVTAARAASDKLATQIVAFDVSEQLAITDAFVIASGSNDRQVKSIVDEVEDKLREIGSKPIRREGHREGRWVLLDYGEIVVHVQHEEERQFYALERLWRDCPTIELPADVTGPPTGA; translated from the coding sequence ATGACTGCCACCGACCACGCCGTCGAGCTCGTCGTCACCGCGGCCCGCGCGGCCTCCGACAAGCTCGCCACGCAGATCGTCGCCTTCGACGTCAGCGAGCAGCTCGCCATCACCGACGCCTTCGTGATCGCGTCCGGCTCCAACGACCGCCAGGTCAAGTCGATCGTGGACGAGGTGGAGGACAAGCTGCGCGAGATCGGCTCCAAGCCCATCCGGCGCGAGGGCCACCGCGAGGGTCGCTGGGTCCTGCTCGACTACGGCGAGATCGTCGTGCACGTCCAGCACGAGGAGGAGCGCCAGTTCTACGCCCTCGAGCGGCTGTGGCGCGACTGCCCCACCATCGAGCTCCCCGCGGACGTCACGGGCCCGCCCACCGGTGCCTGA
- the nadD gene encoding nicotinate-nucleotide adenylyltransferase, producing the protein MTDAVRRRVGVMGGTFDPIHHGHLVAAAEVQAWFDLDEVVFVPTGRPWQKSERRVSPPEHRYLMTVIATAANPRFRVSRVDIDREGPTYTIDTLRDLSVEMPDADLYFITGADALTEIFGWRDADELFALAHFVGCTRPGYEMDPAVLGSIPSARVTMVEIPALAISSTDCRERQRRGQPVWYLVPDGVVQYIQKHRLYPPTPDTAAPTATEDL; encoded by the coding sequence ATGACTGACGCCGTGCGCCGCCGGGTCGGCGTCATGGGCGGCACGTTCGACCCCATCCACCACGGCCACCTCGTGGCCGCCGCGGAGGTGCAGGCCTGGTTCGACCTCGACGAGGTCGTCTTCGTGCCCACCGGCCGTCCGTGGCAGAAGTCCGAGCGCCGGGTCTCCCCGCCCGAGCACCGGTACCTGATGACGGTCATCGCGACCGCGGCCAACCCGCGCTTCCGGGTGTCGCGCGTCGACATCGACCGCGAGGGGCCGACGTACACGATCGACACGCTGCGCGACCTCAGCGTCGAGATGCCCGACGCCGACCTGTACTTCATCACCGGCGCGGACGCGCTCACCGAGATCTTCGGCTGGCGCGACGCGGACGAGCTGTTCGCGCTGGCCCACTTCGTGGGCTGCACGCGCCCGGGCTACGAGATGGACCCCGCCGTCCTCGGGTCGATCCCTTCGGCCCGGGTCACCATGGTGGAGATCCCCGCGCTGGCGATCTCCTCGACCGACTGTCGCGAGCGGCAGCGGCGCGGCCAACCCGTGTGGTACCTCGTGCCCGACGGTGTGGTGCAGTACATCCAGAAGCACCGCCTGTATCCCCCCACTCCAGACACCGCAGCACCCACAGCAACGGAAGACCTATGA
- a CDS encoding CDP-alcohol phosphatidyltransferase family protein: protein MPATDVSVYADPAAERLFTGATVITFVRTLVSLGLCLAAAREEDLTMLVVGLAVYWVGDMADGGYARLRDCETRIGGVIDIMCDRINCAGFYIGLVWIEPQLALPVAVYLFNFMVIDMFLSMAFLAWPIRSPNYFHVVDRRIYLWNWSKPAKAVNSSLFAVLLLVLREWNVDVAVAVGLVIALSLVVLKCVSLRWLFELGLPVPERAAA, encoded by the coding sequence ATGCCCGCGACCGACGTGTCCGTGTACGCCGATCCGGCAGCCGAGAGGCTGTTCACGGGCGCCACGGTCATCACCTTCGTCCGGACCCTCGTCTCGCTGGGTCTCTGCCTCGCCGCCGCGCGCGAGGAGGACCTCACGATGCTGGTCGTGGGCCTGGCCGTCTACTGGGTCGGCGACATGGCCGACGGCGGCTACGCGCGCCTACGTGACTGCGAGACCCGCATCGGCGGCGTCATCGACATCATGTGCGACCGGATCAACTGCGCCGGGTTCTACATCGGGCTGGTGTGGATCGAGCCGCAGTTGGCGCTGCCCGTGGCGGTCTACCTGTTCAACTTCATGGTCATCGACATGTTCCTGTCGATGGCGTTCCTGGCCTGGCCGATCCGCAGTCCCAACTACTTCCACGTGGTGGACCGCCGGATCTACCTGTGGAACTGGTCCAAGCCGGCCAAGGCGGTCAACTCCTCGCTCTTCGCGGTGCTGCTGCTGGTCCTGCGCGAGTGGAACGTGGACGTCGCCGTCGCGGTCGGCCTGGTCATCGCACTGTCGCTGGTCGTGCTCAAGTGCGTCTCGCTGCGGTGGCTCTTCGAGCTCGGCCTCCCGGTGCCGGAGCGCGCCGCGGCATGA
- a CDS encoding glutamate-5-semialdehyde dehydrogenase translates to MSGEDPMQDVLEVARRARAASHGLALATRGDKDRALHAMADALLDREAEVLAANAEDVARAEADGTPANVVDRLRLTPDRLAGMAQGLRDVAGLPDPVGEVVRGSTLANGLELRQVRVPFGVVGMIYEARPNVTADAAGICLKSGNAVLLRGSSSARSSNAAIVAVLRDAAAAAGLDADAMQLVPGDTRDSVKALMRARGYVDVLIPRGGAGLIRSVVEESTVPVIETGVGNCHVYVDRAADLDKALAIVLNSKTHRTSVCNAAESLLVHADVADEFLPRVTAALQEAGVTVHGDGAFQALDGVVPATDEDHEREYLSLDISAAVVPDLDAAVAHIRRFSSQHSDAIVTEDQGAARRFVATVDAAVVLVNASTRFTDGGEFGFGAEIGISTQKLHARGPMGLPEMTSTKYVVTGEGHVR, encoded by the coding sequence ATGAGTGGAGAGGATCCGATGCAGGACGTGCTGGAGGTGGCGCGGCGTGCCCGTGCGGCGAGCCACGGGCTGGCGCTGGCGACGCGGGGCGACAAGGACCGGGCGCTGCACGCGATGGCCGACGCGCTGCTGGACCGCGAGGCCGAGGTGCTGGCCGCCAACGCCGAGGACGTGGCGCGAGCCGAGGCCGACGGCACGCCCGCCAACGTCGTCGACCGGCTGCGGCTGACGCCCGATCGGCTCGCGGGGATGGCCCAGGGGCTGCGCGACGTGGCCGGCCTGCCCGACCCGGTCGGGGAGGTGGTGCGGGGGAGCACGTTGGCCAACGGCCTGGAGCTGCGGCAGGTGCGGGTGCCGTTCGGCGTGGTCGGGATGATCTACGAGGCCCGCCCCAACGTCACCGCCGATGCGGCCGGCATCTGCCTGAAGTCCGGCAACGCCGTGCTCCTGCGCGGCAGCTCCAGCGCGCGCTCAAGCAACGCCGCGATCGTGGCCGTGCTGCGGGACGCGGCCGCAGCGGCCGGCCTCGACGCCGACGCGATGCAGCTGGTCCCGGGCGACACCCGGGACAGCGTCAAGGCGCTCATGCGGGCGCGCGGGTACGTCGACGTGCTGATCCCGCGTGGGGGAGCCGGTCTCATCCGCTCCGTGGTCGAGGAGTCGACCGTGCCGGTCATCGAGACCGGCGTCGGCAACTGTCACGTCTACGTCGACCGCGCGGCCGACCTCGACAAGGCGCTGGCGATCGTGCTCAACTCCAAGACCCACCGCACCAGCGTCTGCAACGCGGCCGAGTCGCTGCTCGTCCACGCGGACGTCGCCGACGAGTTCCTGCCCCGGGTGACCGCGGCGCTGCAGGAGGCCGGCGTGACCGTCCACGGCGACGGCGCTTTCCAGGCGCTGGACGGCGTCGTGCCCGCGACCGACGAGGACCACGAGCGGGAGTACCTCTCGCTCGACATCTCCGCCGCCGTCGTACCGGATCTCGACGCGGCGGTGGCCCACATCCGGCGCTTCTCCAGCCAGCACAGCGACGCGATCGTCACCGAGGACCAGGGCGCGGCGCGGCGCTTCGTCGCGACCGTGGACGCAGCGGTGGTGCTGGTCAACGCCTCGACCCGCTTCACCGACGGCGGCGAGTTCGGCTTCGGCGCGGAGATCGGGATCAGCACCCAGAAGCTGCATGCGCGCGGTCCGATGGGCCTGCCGGAGATGACCTCGACCAAGTACGTCGTCACCGGAGAGGGGCACGTGCGCTGA
- a CDS encoding electron transfer flavoprotein subunit alpha/FixB family protein, whose translation MSEVLVVVDHVDGAIRKPTLELLALAKRLGEPAAVFFGGSDKVGEVAERLKAFGAEKIYVVDDAEIKGYLVAPKAEALQQLVEKSSPAAVLFVSGYEGKEVAARLAIKIGSGLITDAVDVEAADGGAPVTTQSVFAGNYTVKAKVTKGTPIITVKPNSTSPVEEAGAGTVEEFAATISDAAKTAQIVAQQPRKASGRPELTEAAIVVSGGRGTGGNFEPIEGLADALGAAVGASRAAVDSGWMPHTFQVGQTGKTVSPQLYVANGISGAIQHRAGMQTSKTIVAVNKDDEAPIFELVDFGVVGDLHAVLPAATEQINQRKG comes from the coding sequence ATGTCTGAGGTTCTGGTTGTCGTCGACCACGTCGACGGCGCAATCCGCAAGCCCACGCTCGAGCTGCTGGCCCTGGCCAAGCGGCTCGGCGAGCCCGCCGCGGTGTTCTTCGGCGGCTCCGACAAGGTCGGCGAGGTCGCCGAGAGGCTCAAGGCGTTCGGCGCCGAGAAGATCTACGTCGTCGACGACGCGGAGATCAAGGGCTACCTCGTGGCGCCCAAGGCCGAGGCCCTGCAGCAGCTGGTCGAGAAGAGCTCGCCCGCGGCGGTGCTCTTCGTGTCCGGCTACGAGGGCAAGGAGGTCGCCGCGCGTCTGGCGATCAAGATCGGGTCCGGCCTGATCACCGACGCCGTCGACGTGGAGGCCGCCGATGGGGGAGCCCCGGTCACGACCCAGTCGGTCTTCGCGGGCAACTACACGGTCAAGGCCAAGGTCACCAAGGGCACCCCGATCATCACGGTCAAGCCCAACTCGACCTCCCCGGTCGAGGAGGCCGGCGCCGGGACCGTCGAGGAGTTCGCCGCGACCATCTCCGACGCCGCCAAGACCGCCCAGATCGTGGCGCAGCAGCCGCGCAAGGCCTCGGGTCGCCCCGAGCTCACCGAGGCCGCCATCGTGGTCTCGGGCGGCCGTGGCACCGGCGGCAACTTCGAGCCGATCGAGGGCCTCGCCGACGCCCTCGGCGCGGCGGTCGGCGCCTCGCGCGCCGCCGTCGACTCCGGCTGGATGCCGCACACCTTCCAGGTGGGCCAGACCGGCAAGACGGTCTCGCCGCAGCTCTACGTCGCCAACGGCATCTCCGGCGCCATCCAGCACCGGGCCGGCATGCAGACGTCGAAGACCATCGTCGCGGTCAACAAGGACGACGAGGCCCCGATCTTCGAGCTGGTCGACTTCGGCGTCGTGGGCGACCTGCACGCGGTCCTCCCCGCCGCCACCGAGCAGATCAACCAGCGCAAGGGCTGA
- a CDS encoding electron transfer flavoprotein subunit beta/FixA family protein, with product MKHVPDATGDRRFESDNTVDRVGVDGLLSELDEYAVEQALQIKEKSDSPEETKVIALTIGPEKAVDAVRKALQMGADEGVHVTDEAIAGSDYVATSLVLAKAIEKIGQDKGGADLVVCGMASTDASGSVVPAMLAERLNLPQVTFASVIETQGDQVRIKRDGDTATEVIGGTMPLVLSVTDQTGEARYPSFKGIMAAKKKPLDTWSLGDLGVDSGEVGLAVAWTEVEDTTERPPRTAGEIVKDEDGSGATALTDFLAAKKFI from the coding sequence GTGAAGCACGTCCCCGACGCGACCGGCGACCGCCGGTTCGAGTCGGACAACACCGTTGACCGCGTCGGCGTCGACGGCCTGCTCTCCGAGCTCGACGAGTACGCCGTCGAGCAGGCCCTCCAGATCAAGGAGAAGTCCGACAGCCCGGAGGAGACCAAGGTGATCGCCCTCACCATCGGTCCCGAGAAGGCGGTCGACGCGGTGCGCAAGGCGCTGCAGATGGGCGCCGACGAGGGCGTCCACGTCACGGACGAGGCCATCGCCGGCTCCGACTACGTCGCCACCTCGCTCGTCCTCGCGAAGGCGATCGAGAAGATCGGCCAGGACAAGGGCGGGGCCGACCTCGTGGTCTGTGGCATGGCGTCCACGGACGCCTCGGGCAGCGTGGTCCCGGCCATGCTGGCCGAGCGCCTCAACCTGCCCCAGGTCACGTTCGCCTCCGTCATCGAGACGCAGGGCGACCAGGTCCGCATCAAGCGCGACGGCGACACCGCCACCGAGGTCATCGGCGGCACCATGCCGCTCGTGCTCTCGGTGACCGACCAGACCGGCGAGGCCCGCTACCCGTCGTTCAAGGGGATCATGGCGGCCAAGAAGAAGCCGCTGGACACCTGGTCGCTCGGCGACCTGGGCGTCGACTCCGGCGAGGTCGGCCTCGCGGTCGCCTGGACCGAGGTCGAGGACACCACCGAGCGCCCGCCGCGCACGGCCGGCGAGATCGTCAAGGACGAGGACGGGTCGGGCGCCACCGCGCTGACCGACTTCCTCGCCGCCAAGAAGTTCATCTGA